Proteins encoded in a region of the Halococcus saccharolyticus DSM 5350 genome:
- a CDS encoding permease, which translates to MSVTASFADAIRLVASMTWETWWALVLGFTLSGVVEVFVSEQRMTEVLGDDGWREVALGSAFGAASSSCSYSAVGTSKSLFKKGASGVASLGAFLFASTDLVIELGLVMWVLLGWEFVVGEYLGGVIAICVLALIFRNVVPQSWFDAAREHLHDVEETNCDACGMEADPTDEETIAAETTGGTKYFCCGGCRRAYESQHGETSSTGEVAWADKLLTVDGWDAACKKTVKDWEMLWEDIALGFVLAGLIGAFVPEAWWAALFGVETGLQSVVFDTVIAVVIGVVTFMCSVGNVPFALVLWTNGLPFGSVLAFIYADLIIPPLVRTYRRYYGIRMAAVLFGSLFVAAVVAGVAAHYLLGGLGIVPPRTEVGGTLSGGYTTTLNLVLTPVFLAQVYVTYGPERMEAAIRELPQAAWRGCETVLDATDLLVQTAAAFLADLGDAGRTLGTGVRSVGAGIVTIGGAFRMVLGAVRAACSKLYTEGRNLR; encoded by the coding sequence ATGTCAGTCACTGCTTCGTTTGCCGACGCGATCCGCCTCGTCGCCAGCATGACGTGGGAGACGTGGTGGGCGCTCGTGCTCGGGTTCACCCTCTCGGGGGTGGTCGAGGTGTTCGTGAGCGAACAGCGGATGACCGAGGTGCTCGGCGATGACGGCTGGCGCGAGGTCGCGCTCGGCTCGGCGTTCGGGGCGGCCTCGTCGAGCTGTTCGTACTCCGCGGTCGGGACGAGCAAATCGTTGTTCAAGAAGGGCGCGTCGGGCGTCGCGAGCCTCGGAGCCTTCCTGTTCGCGAGCACCGACCTCGTGATCGAGCTCGGGCTCGTGATGTGGGTGCTGCTCGGCTGGGAGTTCGTGGTCGGCGAGTATCTCGGCGGCGTGATCGCGATTTGCGTGCTCGCCCTCATTTTCCGCAACGTCGTCCCCCAGAGTTGGTTCGACGCCGCGCGCGAGCACCTCCACGACGTCGAGGAGACGAACTGTGATGCCTGTGGGATGGAGGCCGACCCGACCGACGAGGAGACGATCGCCGCCGAAACCACCGGCGGAACGAAGTACTTCTGCTGTGGCGGGTGTCGGCGCGCCTACGAGAGCCAGCACGGTGAGACGAGTAGTACAGGGGAGGTCGCGTGGGCCGACAAACTGCTCACCGTCGACGGCTGGGACGCCGCCTGCAAGAAGACGGTGAAAGACTGGGAGATGCTTTGGGAGGACATCGCGCTCGGGTTCGTCCTCGCGGGGTTGATCGGTGCGTTCGTCCCCGAGGCGTGGTGGGCGGCGCTGTTCGGCGTCGAGACTGGCCTTCAGTCCGTCGTGTTCGACACGGTGATCGCGGTCGTCATCGGCGTGGTGACGTTCATGTGCTCGGTCGGCAACGTGCCGTTCGCGCTCGTGCTCTGGACCAACGGCCTCCCGTTCGGCAGCGTGCTGGCGTTCATCTACGCCGATCTCATCATCCCGCCGCTGGTGCGGACCTACCGGCGATACTACGGCATCCGGATGGCGGCCGTGCTGTTCGGCTCGCTGTTCGTCGCGGCGGTCGTCGCGGGCGTAGCCGCCCACTACCTCCTCGGTGGGCTTGGCATTGTGCCGCCACGGACAGAAGTCGGCGGCACGCTCTCGGGTGGGTACACCACGACGTTGAACCTCGTGCTCACGCCGGTGTTCCTCGCTCAGGTGTACGTCACCTACGGTCCCGAACGGATGGAGGCAGCGATTCGGGAACTGCCTCAGGCGGCGTGGCGCGGGTGCGAAACAGTCCTCGACGCGACCGACCTTCTCGTGCAGACGGCCGCCGCGTTTCTCGCCGACCTCGGCGACGCGGGCCGAACGCTCGGAACGGGCGTACGATCGGTCGGCGCGGGGATCGTAACCATCGGCGGCGCGTTCCGGATGGTCCTCGGGGCCGTGCGCGCCGCCTGCTCGAAACTCTACACGGAGGGTCGAAACCTTCGATAA